The following are from one region of the Hydrogenophaga sp. BPS33 genome:
- a CDS encoding amidase encodes MQTWKGRFSNACVAALETAQEAARKRSAPWQWSLLEAAAMLQSGQVSSVELTTACLARVDAANGGSPSFDGAPDAVNAWVRLYPERALQAAHVADRLLASGEPVPLLCGTTLGIKDVIAIGGLPLTASSRVLEGHIAPEDSALWRGLRAHGMVPLGHTHTHEFANGATADQVGNPFDLARSAGGSSAGSAAALATGMVAAALGTDTGGSLRVPAALCGVATLKPTYGSLPLDGVIPMAPSRDTAGPMGRTVDDCSALLHAMCSDAAGIAAVDAFADGTRHLPLLPAAQDQPLRGVRIAMTDRPHSATLDDDVAHALARARDLAITLGAELLDLAAPRSWLSADDLALLLYPEAWAYHRQHVPERLHLYRPSVRETVEKASRSYALADYIAARERRDLETLAWDRWMAEHRVDMVLEPTVHHVARPRGSGYDVASGTGSLHAVSLPRQWNLLGYPVVSLPVGLGADTGLPVSVSLAARRLHERVVIQAALALQQVLNAQQAFQHRLWGAGRA; translated from the coding sequence ATGCAGACATGGAAAGGCCGCTTCAGCAACGCATGCGTGGCAGCCCTCGAGACCGCCCAGGAGGCGGCGCGCAAGCGCAGCGCGCCCTGGCAATGGTCCTTGCTGGAGGCGGCCGCCATGCTGCAGTCTGGCCAGGTCTCCTCGGTGGAACTCACCACCGCGTGCCTGGCGCGCGTGGACGCTGCCAATGGCGGGTCGCCCAGCTTCGACGGTGCGCCCGACGCCGTCAACGCCTGGGTGCGCCTGTACCCCGAACGCGCGCTGCAAGCGGCCCATGTTGCCGACCGCCTGCTCGCGTCCGGCGAGCCTGTACCGCTGCTGTGCGGCACCACGCTGGGCATCAAGGACGTGATCGCCATTGGCGGCCTGCCGCTCACCGCTTCCAGCCGGGTGCTGGAGGGCCACATCGCGCCTGAAGACAGCGCCCTCTGGCGCGGCCTGCGGGCGCACGGCATGGTGCCGCTGGGCCACACGCACACACACGAATTCGCCAACGGCGCCACGGCCGACCAGGTGGGCAACCCGTTCGATCTCGCGCGCAGCGCGGGCGGCTCCAGCGCGGGGTCCGCCGCCGCCCTCGCCACAGGCATGGTGGCGGCCGCGCTCGGCACCGACACCGGGGGTTCGCTGCGCGTGCCGGCCGCGTTGTGCGGCGTGGCCACCCTCAAGCCCACCTACGGCAGCCTGCCGCTGGACGGTGTGATTCCCATGGCACCAAGCCGTGACACCGCCGGGCCGATGGGCCGCACGGTGGACGATTGCAGCGCGCTGTTGCACGCCATGTGCAGCGACGCGGCCGGAATTGCGGCCGTCGATGCGTTTGCCGACGGCACGCGGCACCTGCCGCTTTTGCCTGCTGCCCAAGACCAGCCCCTGCGCGGCGTGCGCATCGCCATGACCGACCGACCCCATAGCGCGACGCTGGACGACGACGTGGCGCACGCCCTGGCGCGCGCGCGCGACTTGGCGATCACGCTCGGTGCCGAGCTGCTGGACCTTGCCGCACCGCGTTCGTGGCTCAGCGCGGACGACCTTGCGCTGCTCCTCTATCCCGAGGCCTGGGCGTACCACCGCCAGCACGTGCCCGAGCGGCTGCACCTGTACCGGCCATCGGTGCGCGAGACGGTCGAGAAAGCCAGCCGCTCCTATGCACTGGCCGACTACATCGCGGCGCGCGAGCGGCGCGACCTGGAGACCCTGGCCTGGGACCGTTGGATGGCCGAGCACCGGGTTGACATGGTGCTGGAGCCCACCGTGCACCACGTCGCACGGCCCCGGGGAAGCGGCTACGACGTCGCGTCGGGCACGGGATCGCTGCACGCGGTGTCGCTGCCGCGCCAGTGGAACCTGCTGGGCTATCCGGTGGTGTCCCTGCCAGTCGGACTCGGGGCAGACACGGGCCTGCCCGTATCCGTATCGCTGGCCGCGCGGCGTTTGCACGAGCGCGTGGTGATCCAGGCGGCCTTGGCCTTGCAGCAGGTGTTGAACGCTCAGCAGGCATTTCAACACCGGCTGTGGGGAGCCGGGCGGGCCTGA
- a CDS encoding Bug family tripartite tricarboxylate transporter substrate binding protein produces MRKFLIGMCVAASAHTVAMATEAYPEKPVKIVHVSTPGSGADNVARILADELRENLGSSFVVEGKPGALGQIGTESVARAAPDGYTLMITSSGTHSAGPWLSKKSPYDAVTDFAHIGRVVTVPFLAVAGADAPTHVKEFVAYAKKNPGFSYGYGSATAQVAAASLLKTLGVDAIGVGYKGQSQAVLDLMGGRIHFMMVDPSVVAANLKAGKLRALATTSSKRLSLLPEVPTFREAGMPELDVQVWMGLGAPAATPVPVLQKINAALQRVAQNPKVRQQFEAQGFEVDTNALAEQAAFVRRQYDAWGRSIRAAGVEPQ; encoded by the coding sequence ATGCGCAAGTTCCTGATCGGAATGTGTGTGGCCGCGAGCGCCCACACGGTCGCCATGGCCACCGAGGCCTACCCCGAGAAGCCCGTGAAGATCGTGCACGTCAGCACGCCCGGCAGCGGCGCGGACAACGTGGCGCGCATCCTGGCCGACGAATTGCGCGAGAACCTGGGCAGCAGCTTCGTGGTGGAAGGCAAGCCGGGCGCGCTGGGCCAGATCGGCACAGAATCGGTCGCCCGTGCCGCGCCCGATGGCTACACGCTGATGATCACCTCCTCGGGCACGCACTCGGCGGGCCCGTGGCTGTCGAAGAAGTCGCCCTACGACGCGGTGACCGACTTCGCCCACATCGGCCGTGTGGTGACCGTGCCCTTCCTGGCCGTGGCCGGCGCGGACGCGCCTACCCATGTGAAGGAATTCGTGGCCTACGCGAAGAAGAACCCGGGTTTCAGCTACGGCTACGGTTCGGCCACCGCACAAGTGGCGGCGGCTTCGCTGCTCAAGACGCTGGGTGTGGACGCCATCGGCGTGGGCTACAAGGGCCAATCCCAGGCCGTGCTCGACCTGATGGGCGGACGCATCCACTTCATGATGGTCGATCCCTCGGTGGTCGCGGCCAACCTCAAGGCGGGCAAGCTGCGCGCGCTGGCCACCACTTCGTCCAAACGCCTGTCGCTCCTGCCCGAGGTGCCCACGTTCCGCGAGGCGGGCATGCCGGAGCTCGACGTGCAGGTCTGGATGGGCCTGGGGGCGCCTGCCGCCACGCCCGTGCCCGTGCTGCAGAAGATCAACGCCGCGCTGCAGCGCGTGGCGCAGAACCCGAAGGTGCGCCAACAGTTCGAAGCCCAGGGTTTCGAGGTCGACACCAACGCCCTGGCCGAGCAGGCCGCCTTCGTGCGGCGGCAGTACGACGCCTGGGGCCGCAGCATCCGTGCGGCGGGCGTGGAGCCGCAGTAA
- a CDS encoding DNA-binding protein: MSLQNLLAIGRLQVHQPDAAGIAKLLQAARRNLSDADIEQICADNRFDAAYKCIMQCAMLGLWASGYRSSTSQPGHHQTALQSLGLTMGVAQPDIIVFDALRRQRNASDYEGDPVSNATSQACRDQAAMLLAHTEVWLRAHRPDLLAQP; this comes from the coding sequence ATGAGCTTGCAAAACTTGCTGGCGATAGGGCGGCTGCAGGTTCATCAGCCTGATGCCGCCGGCATTGCCAAGCTGCTGCAGGCCGCGCGGCGAAACCTGTCGGATGCGGATATCGAGCAGATCTGCGCCGACAACCGATTTGATGCCGCCTACAAATGCATCATGCAGTGCGCCATGCTGGGCTTGTGGGCGAGTGGCTATCGCAGCTCGACCAGCCAGCCAGGCCATCATCAGACCGCGCTTCAAAGCTTGGGGTTGACGATGGGTGTGGCGCAACCGGACATCATCGTGTTCGATGCGCTGCGCCGGCAGCGCAACGCGAGCGACTACGAAGGCGACCCGGTGTCCAACGCCACGTCGCAGGCGTGTAGAGACCAGGCTGCGATGCTGTTGGCGCATACCGAAGTCTGGCTGCGCGCCCACCGCCCCGATCTGCTCGCACAACCATGA
- a CDS encoding nucleotidyltransferase domain-containing protein: protein MFDWPTCTLATRRLFGNNRRPMGNDNLMDLLFSPSRQRVLARLLLQPRSDFHLRELARLTQSHAGTLARELDKLTQAGLLLRSEQGNQVRYQANAAHPLFGDLAALFRKTHGVVPALRTALSPLDSQIRVALVFGSVARGEATAGSDIDLLVLGRVDFAALAQAMFPLHTALAREVNTVLYTPEDFFSRVRDGDAFARDVLAKPQLFVKGDADELAKLAGDRAAAGSSA from the coding sequence TTGTTTGACTGGCCAACCTGCACACTTGCAACTCGTCGCCTTTTTGGCAACAATCGTCGCCCTATGGGCAACGATAATTTGATGGACCTCTTGTTTTCTCCGTCGCGGCAGCGCGTCCTGGCGCGGCTCCTGTTGCAGCCTCGGTCGGACTTTCACTTGCGCGAATTGGCCCGGTTGACCCAGAGCCATGCGGGCACGCTGGCGCGCGAGCTAGACAAGTTAACCCAGGCCGGTCTCTTGCTGCGCAGTGAACAGGGCAATCAGGTGCGCTATCAGGCGAACGCCGCACATCCGCTGTTTGGCGATCTGGCCGCGCTGTTTCGGAAGACGCATGGTGTGGTGCCTGCGCTGCGAACGGCACTGTCGCCACTGGACTCGCAAATACGGGTGGCATTGGTGTTCGGTTCTGTGGCGCGAGGCGAGGCCACCGCCGGTAGCGACATAGACCTGCTGGTGTTGGGCCGTGTGGATTTTGCCGCGTTGGCGCAGGCCATGTTTCCGCTGCACACTGCGTTGGCCCGCGAGGTCAACACGGTGCTTTACACGCCTGAAGACTTCTTCTCGCGCGTGCGCGATGGCGATGCGTTTGCACGCGATGTGCTGGCCAAACCCCAGTTGTTTGTAAAGGGAGATGCCGATGAGCTTGCAAAACTTGCTGGCGATAGGGCGGCTGCAGGTTCATCAGCCTGA
- a CDS encoding DUF3892 domain-containing protein: MHEYEVNCVTKPHRDSPHEAITHIGNTFSRWRMTTETAIASIESKSAAFYTVDKSRRVRAYIGVVREPGRAPYLRTYADQKWNNNLLAQGDCGAECKLV; this comes from the coding sequence ATGCACGAATACGAGGTGAACTGCGTGACCAAGCCACATCGCGACAGCCCGCACGAGGCCATCACCCACATTGGCAACACCTTCAGTCGGTGGCGGATGACGACGGAGACGGCCATTGCCAGCATCGAGTCGAAGTCGGCCGCGTTCTACACGGTCGACAAGTCCAGACGGGTGCGTGCCTACATCGGCGTGGTGCGCGAACCCGGTCGGGCGCCTTATTTACGAACGTACGCCGACCAGAAATGGAACAACAACCTGTTGGCACAAGGTGACTGCGGAGCGGAGTGCAAACTTGTTTGA
- a CDS encoding restriction endonuclease subunit S yields MKQALLTLADVQAGHPFRGSVPFVKDGNAFALQMRDLSPNGDIAWDGLIRTEVDANKPVQWLRPGDVVFVARGSRNYAVSVRDVPKPTVCSPHVFLLRIKSPTVLPAFLAWQINRAPAQRYLASNAEGSDQLSIRRPVLEAMPLAVPPLAEQQLIVALADAAAHEEQQYQALIRNRQQQLDALAHALLSSSESLSEPTP; encoded by the coding sequence ATGAAGCAAGCTCTCCTCACGCTGGCAGACGTACAAGCCGGACACCCGTTTCGGGGAAGCGTGCCCTTCGTGAAAGATGGCAATGCCTTTGCCCTGCAAATGCGAGACCTCAGCCCCAACGGCGACATTGCCTGGGATGGGCTGATTCGAACGGAAGTGGACGCCAACAAACCTGTGCAATGGCTCCGCCCGGGCGACGTGGTGTTTGTCGCGCGCGGCTCGCGCAACTACGCCGTCAGCGTGCGCGACGTGCCCAAGCCCACGGTGTGCTCCCCCCACGTTTTTCTGTTGCGCATCAAATCGCCCACCGTGTTGCCCGCATTCCTGGCCTGGCAGATCAACCGGGCGCCCGCGCAGCGCTACCTGGCCAGCAACGCCGAAGGCTCCGACCAGCTGAGCATCCGCCGCCCCGTGCTGGAGGCCATGCCTCTTGCCGTGCCGCCCCTGGCCGAGCAACAGCTCATCGTGGCGCTGGCCGACGCGGCCGCGCACGAAGAGCAGCAATACCAGGCCCTCATTCGCAACCGCCAGCAGCAGCTCGACGCGCTGGCGCACGCGCTTTTGTCTTCATCCGAATCCCTGTCCGAACCCACACCATGA